A DNA window from Nitrospira sp. contains the following coding sequences:
- a CDS encoding Ppx/GppA family phosphatase (MaGe:77309899), translating into MTSPSVRPRRLAGIDIGTLTCRLIIADLSPGVPLKELRSERRILRLGEGVDQNKRLSQAAMDRVIPCLREWKSVIETYRVDACAVVATSAVRDAANRAEFLDRVKREAGLDIEILTGEEEARRTLLGIRSGLPPGVTDMFALDIGGGSTEFILDRQGQAPIVRSIDIGVVRLCERILRHDPPTGEEVRQAREWIAQETKAAVSEMKDYGAATFVGTAGTVSALASMAQKLPAYDSTRIHNYRLTLATVEELEQTLLSRKKADRIGLPGLEGNREEVIVAGALIIRTVMETLGEKECLVSELGLREGVLIELVSRMGNQ; encoded by the coding sequence ATGACGTCCCCCTCCGTCCGCCCGCGCCGGCTTGCCGGCATCGATATCGGCACGCTGACCTGCCGGCTGATCATCGCCGATCTCTCTCCTGGCGTACCTCTCAAAGAACTTCGATCCGAGCGGCGCATCCTGCGTCTTGGCGAAGGCGTCGATCAGAATAAGCGCTTGAGCCAGGCGGCGATGGATCGCGTGATCCCCTGTCTCCGCGAGTGGAAGTCGGTCATCGAAACCTATCGCGTGGATGCCTGCGCGGTGGTCGCGACGAGCGCGGTACGCGATGCTGCCAATCGTGCTGAATTTCTGGACCGCGTGAAACGTGAAGCCGGACTCGACATTGAAATCCTCACTGGCGAGGAAGAAGCCCGGCGCACGTTGCTTGGCATTCGTTCCGGGCTGCCGCCCGGCGTGACCGATATGTTTGCCCTCGACATCGGCGGCGGGAGCACCGAGTTTATCCTGGACCGTCAAGGCCAGGCTCCAATTGTCCGTTCTATCGATATCGGCGTGGTGCGACTGTGCGAACGGATACTTCGCCACGATCCGCCGACCGGCGAGGAAGTACGGCAGGCCAGAGAATGGATTGCGCAGGAGACGAAAGCGGCCGTTTCGGAGATGAAAGACTATGGAGCCGCCACCTTCGTTGGCACGGCGGGCACCGTCTCAGCCCTGGCCTCCATGGCGCAGAAGCTGCCTGCCTACGATTCCACCCGTATTCATAACTATCGACTGACTCTCGCTACCGTGGAAGAGCTCGAACAGACTCTGCTGAGCCGCAAGAAAGCCGACCGTATCGGCCTGCCTGGCCTGGAAGGGAATCGCGAAGAAGTCATCGTCGCCGGGGCCCTCATCATCAGAACGGTGATGGAGACGCTCGGAGAGAAGGAATGCCTGGTGAGTGAGTTGGGATTGCGGGAAGGGGTGTTGATCGAATTGGTGAGTCGGATGGGAAATCAGTGA
- a CDS encoding conserved membrane protein of unknown function (Evidence 4 : Unknown function but conserved in other organisms; MaGe:77309904) encodes MIRPWGLLISLIGLTAVGMATLFLVNQPSQAEPSRFLVGFLIGLPVFLLIVVRLGYRWATMASVIYGTIGLALDLSTMVQLVTKDQPTVAALTASGFSGILNFLVISFGGRAFLTRD; translated from the coding sequence ATGATAAGACCTTGGGGACTGCTAATCAGTTTAATCGGCTTGACCGCCGTCGGTATGGCAACGCTGTTTCTCGTGAATCAGCCTAGCCAGGCAGAGCCAAGCCGTTTCCTCGTCGGCTTTCTCATCGGGCTGCCGGTATTCCTGCTGATCGTGGTCCGCTTGGGATATCGATGGGCGACGATGGCGAGTGTGATCTACGGAACTATAGGACTGGCGCTGGACTTATCGACAATGGTCCAACTGGTCACGAAAGACCAGCCGACCGTCGCGGCACTGACGGCAAGCGGCTTCAGCGGGATTTTGAATTTTCTCGTGATCTCGTTCGGCGGGCGCGCGTTTTTGACAAGAGACTGA
- a CDS encoding hypothetical protein (Evidence 4 : Unknown function but conserved in other organisms; MaGe:77309900), whose protein sequence is MGLLQRLKDDFRSGLATLRLGTAHVAGRALEETELLRMRLEVRKIDQQLSDLYKDIGERAVEMKERGETAERVTYDEEIGRVVREIQQLKDARKKLDAEMDEIRNEQ, encoded by the coding sequence ATGGGATTGTTGCAGCGATTGAAAGACGACTTCCGGTCGGGGCTGGCGACGTTGCGATTGGGCACGGCGCATGTTGCCGGGCGCGCGCTGGAAGAGACGGAACTGCTCCGGATGCGGCTGGAAGTCCGGAAGATCGATCAGCAATTGTCCGACCTCTACAAAGACATCGGTGAGCGGGCCGTGGAGATGAAAGAGCGGGGCGAGACGGCCGAGCGGGTGACCTACGACGAAGAAATCGGCCGCGTCGTCCGCGAGATTCAGCAGTTGAAAGACGCGCGGAAGAAACTCGATGCCGAAATGGACGAGATCAGGAACGAGCAATGA
- a CDS encoding hypothetical protein (Evidence 5 : Unknown function; MaGe:77309891) — MAAESFLVRLLPTLIAVFNRRAVQYALAGGWAFSALFRFLDLVQSLSDVIISKAYL, encoded by the coding sequence ATGGCAGCAGAATCCTTCTTAGTTCGGTTGCTTCCCACCCTGATCGCAGTGTTCAATCGACGCGCGGTTCAGTATGCGCTGGCGGGAGGCTGGGCGTTCAGTGCGTTGTTTCGTTTTCTGGATCTTGTACAGTCTCTCTCCGATGTCATTATTTCTAAGGCGTATCTGTGA
- a CDS encoding Methyltransferase domain-containing protein (MaGe:77309905), with protein MVPARDWQGLMTRRITTFDEFRDAVSAYRLPRVLILALELDLFTKIGARRWTIPQLAKALSVSERGLSILCRNLAMAGLLTKIGSAYRNSRLAATALNARHAAYRKDYLDLMMNHEKDWLRLGESVRTGRPLDENVPEEPGYRQRFTWAMHYRTLETAPKIAAQVDVHGATTLLDLGGGPGTYAMAFLSKHPRLRATVGDRPAALEVAREIASTHKAGSRLSYLPVDFTQEEIPGTYDVIWYSNVLHIYSPETNRAIFRRALAALNLGGRLLIQDAFLHDREGLRPAEANLFALSMLLFTEEGNTYTAAATRVWLKEAGFIKTKVLRIKPGTEDWEDGILEAVAPGGLSRKRLKKPVQQGRSK; from the coding sequence TTGGTGCCTGCGAGAGATTGGCAGGGCCTGATGACGCGACGCATTACCACCTTCGATGAGTTTCGCGACGCGGTCTCGGCCTATCGGCTGCCGAGAGTTCTCATCCTGGCGCTGGAGTTGGATCTCTTTACCAAAATCGGCGCGCGCCGTTGGACGATTCCACAATTGGCCAAGGCGTTGTCCGTCAGCGAGCGGGGACTCTCGATCCTGTGCCGCAATCTGGCCATGGCTGGCCTGCTGACGAAAATCGGTTCGGCCTATCGCAACAGCCGGCTGGCGGCGACCGCGTTGAATGCCCGGCATGCCGCCTATCGCAAAGACTATCTCGATCTGATGATGAACCATGAGAAGGATTGGCTTCGCCTGGGAGAATCCGTGCGGACGGGGCGTCCGTTGGATGAGAATGTGCCGGAAGAGCCGGGTTATCGCCAACGATTCACCTGGGCCATGCACTATCGGACGCTGGAGACGGCGCCGAAGATTGCCGCGCAAGTGGATGTGCACGGCGCGACGACGTTGCTCGATCTCGGCGGTGGGCCTGGCACGTACGCGATGGCGTTTCTGTCCAAACATCCGCGCTTGCGCGCCACGGTCGGCGACCGTCCGGCGGCCCTTGAAGTGGCTAGGGAGATTGCCTCGACGCATAAGGCCGGTTCCCGGCTTAGCTACCTGCCGGTCGATTTTACGCAGGAAGAGATTCCCGGCACCTACGATGTCATCTGGTATTCCAACGTGCTGCACATCTATTCGCCCGAGACGAATCGGGCGATTTTCCGCCGCGCGCTCGCGGCCTTGAATCTAGGCGGTCGGTTGCTGATTCAGGATGCGTTTCTGCACGATCGTGAAGGGCTTCGTCCAGCCGAAGCGAATCTCTTTGCCCTCTCGATGCTGCTCTTTACGGAAGAGGGCAATACCTATACGGCGGCGGCCACGCGTGTCTGGCTGAAAGAGGCTGGGTTTATCAAAACTAAGGTGTTGCGGATCAAGCCGGGGACGGAGGATTGGGAGGACGGGATCCTGGAGGCTGTGGCGCCTGGGGGCTTGTCCCGTAAGAGACTCAAAAAGCCTGTTCAGCAAGGCCGCAGCAAGTGA
- a CDS encoding hypothetical protein (Evidence 4 : Unknown function but conserved in other organisms; MaGe:77309893): MDQESLAQIQQIIGAATDSLRADIADAKRHTGVLTEGIRHELQLVAEGFQVHLDRRHADDRAYLDEQFKETRSPIQLSYGQIQERVERLEQRVCSIEQHLGLTA, from the coding sequence GTGGACCAGGAATCGCTTGCTCAGATTCAGCAGATCATTGGCGCAGCTACCGACTCGCTTCGCGCCGATATTGCCGATGCCAAGCGACACACCGGTGTGCTGACCGAAGGGATCCGGCATGAACTCCAGCTCGTGGCCGAAGGGTTCCAGGTGCATCTCGACCGGCGTCATGCCGATGATCGAGCGTATCTGGATGAACAGTTTAAGGAAACCCGATCGCCCATTCAGCTCTCTTACGGCCAGATTCAAGAACGCGTCGAGCGTTTGGAACAACGGGTCTGTAGCATTGAGCAACATCTCGGGCTTACCGCGTAG
- a CDS encoding Addiction module antidote protein, HigA family (MaGe:77309897): MKLPKNPFHPGEMLLEEFLVPGKMTQVALAQKLGWTRARLNELIKGKRDITADSALDLARVLGTSAKLWMNLQATFDLDKAMRRRKIA; encoded by the coding sequence ATGAAGCTGCCTAAAAACCCCTTTCACCCTGGCGAGATGCTGCTCGAAGAGTTTCTCGTTCCCGGAAAGATGACTCAGGTTGCGCTGGCGCAGAAGCTTGGCTGGACGCGGGCGCGTCTGAACGAGCTGATCAAAGGGAAGCGTGATATTACGGCGGACTCCGCCCTTGATCTGGCGCGCGTGCTGGGCACTTCCGCGAAGCTCTGGATGAATCTCCAGGCCACATTCGATCTCGATAAGGCGATGCGCCGGAGAAAGATTGCCTGA
- a CDS encoding hypothetical protein (Evidence 5 : Unknown function; MaGe:77309895), which produces MKLGTMYELGEGVIQDYVQAHKWYNLAGANGETVYAPKRRDLLAQRMTPAQIAAAQRLALEWKPTTRTEKEDGRLSPGSDFPMDLLER; this is translated from the coding sequence ATGAAACTTGGGACTATGTACGAACTGGGAGAGGGCGTGATTCAAGACTATGTCCAAGCGCACAAGTGGTACAACCTCGCGGGCGCAAATGGAGAAACGGTCTACGCGCCGAAGCGGCGCGATTTGCTTGCACAAAGAATGACCCCCGCTCAAATCGCCGCGGCACAGAGATTAGCGCTGGAGTGGAAACCTACTACTCGTACCGAGAAAGAAGATGGTAGGCTCTCTCCAGGATCTGATTTTCCAATGGACTTACTTGAACGGTGA
- a CDS encoding hypothetical protein (Evidence 4 : Unknown function but conserved in other organisms; MaGe:77309903) has translation MPIMSWISRLLQSVTGAMSPKLQVKKLHSSRRVRYSIKSLAWGLVGIVLGPSLAWAEAAPVPMGIVAAGFGYQVGDVSTITVKIYDPQSGEVLSDDTYELNVKEEQATNGSQPRARIFAGGVGAGATDLSNFVLRVYDATTGKFQWEGNLNLTPHDAESSRQLVSTLVPRRATVSRVHEKPASPSQPSFLLRALDAETGGLVWEDEFSTDGIRRAKLERVANRLVSADRDKSELSRSFDFRIRMSEDEGRHILWEDRFAQTDAGEIAESETVEEKALRLPTWSGHTGRQLQEESI, from the coding sequence ATGCCAATCATGTCTTGGATCAGCCGTCTTCTTCAGTCTGTGACCGGCGCCATGTCTCCCAAGCTTCAGGTGAAGAAGCTCCACTCGTCACGCCGCGTGCGGTACTCCATTAAAAGTCTGGCCTGGGGGCTTGTGGGCATTGTGCTCGGTCCGTCGCTGGCGTGGGCCGAAGCGGCTCCGGTCCCGATGGGAATTGTCGCCGCTGGGTTCGGCTATCAAGTTGGGGATGTCTCGACGATCACGGTAAAGATCTACGATCCGCAGAGCGGCGAGGTGCTGTCGGACGACACCTATGAGTTGAATGTGAAGGAAGAGCAGGCGACGAACGGATCGCAGCCGCGCGCTCGGATTTTTGCCGGCGGCGTCGGTGCGGGCGCGACGGACCTCTCCAATTTCGTCTTGCGGGTCTACGATGCGACGACTGGAAAGTTTCAATGGGAAGGAAATTTGAATCTGACGCCGCACGATGCAGAAAGTTCAAGACAGCTGGTCTCGACGCTGGTGCCGCGGCGTGCGACGGTGAGCAGAGTCCATGAAAAGCCAGCCTCGCCTTCCCAACCGTCGTTCTTGCTCCGCGCGCTCGACGCTGAAACGGGCGGGTTGGTGTGGGAAGACGAGTTTTCAACGGATGGGATCCGCCGCGCCAAGCTGGAGCGGGTCGCGAATCGCTTGGTGAGCGCGGATCGCGACAAATCGGAGCTCAGCCGTTCCTTCGATTTCAGAATCAGGATGTCTGAGGACGAGGGCCGCCACATTCTATGGGAAGACCGATTTGCTCAGACTGACGCCGGCGAGATCGCTGAGTCGGAAACGGTGGAGGAGAAGGCTCTGCGGTTGCCGACGTGGTCAGGCCATACGGGTCGGCAGCTCCAAGAAGAATCGATCTAA
- a CDS encoding hypothetical protein (Evidence 4 : Unknown function but conserved in other organisms; MaGe:77309892) produces the protein MRQHTHHIDDAQIADNFRRTIELTELGLALRRSVLQRDESEDEALANVMREIRRAKERAWQQNPS, from the coding sequence ATGAGACAACATACTCACCACATCGACGATGCGCAGATTGCGGATAATTTTCGCCGCACGATCGAGTTGACGGAACTCGGGTTGGCCCTGCGCCGGTCTGTGTTGCAGCGGGATGAGTCTGAGGACGAAGCCCTGGCAAACGTGATGCGTGAGATTCGGCGCGCGAAAGAGCGAGCATGGCAGCAGAATCCTTCTTAG
- a CDS encoding hypothetical protein (Evidence 5 : Unknown function; MaGe:77309896) has translation MTYNRPRLGCCLPFFSHLFELLSGNYVFTAIISVNANLKISLGGNSEAQDRQYESYREEKRHSGLLNNCSNLSKQVRDLTRQWHADRPPNVRQIILQLSPNTSVSMHR, from the coding sequence TTGACGTACAACAGACCAAGACTGGGCTGCTGCCTACCCTTCTTCAGCCACCTTTTTGAACTCCTGTCCGGCAATTATGTATTCACCGCGATTATAAGCGTCAACGCCAACTTGAAAATCAGCCTCGGCGGAAACAGCGAGGCACAGGATCGACAATACGAGAGCTATCGTGAAGAGAAGAGGCATAGTGGACTCCTCAATAATTGTTCAAATTTATCAAAGCAAGTTCGTGACCTTACCAGGCAGTGGCATGCAGATCGCCCCCCAAACGTGCGTCAGATAATCCTACAACTCTCCCCGAATACATCAGTGAGCATGCATCGATGA
- a CDS encoding hypothetical protein (Evidence 4 : Unknown function but conserved in other organisms; MaGe:77309898): MATSKVSRRRAKEPRIMIAESLLTVLLAKDNGHYCAKCPELDLVTELPTADAALEDLVEAIRDYAKEYLQDRDRYAASPNSAHHLPYIEAIAACKTDWELRTLIEIKHGLVHV, translated from the coding sequence ATGGCTACTTCAAAGGTGTCCCGTCGCCGAGCCAAAGAGCCAAGGATTATGATAGCGGAGTCTCTTTTGACGGTTCTGCTTGCAAAGGATAACGGCCACTACTGTGCCAAGTGTCCTGAGCTTGACCTTGTGACGGAACTTCCGACAGCCGATGCTGCGCTGGAAGATCTGGTCGAAGCCATTCGGGATTACGCGAAGGAGTATCTCCAAGACCGCGATCGATATGCTGCGAGTCCTAACAGCGCCCACCATTTACCGTATATCGAGGCCATCGCCGCTTGTAAGACCGATTGGGAATTACGGACGCTGATCGAGATCAAGCATGGCCTCGTTCACGTATAA
- a CDS encoding ATP-dependent DNA helicase RecG (MaGe:77309901), protein MESPAESSLPATFHEWLDRLARPIEFATKDDCAHAGAVKNLSSFVSGQIQSALAQEWIPPAIESRLRSLRDLFIDFHQTLPASEQQRRLQAACVILGRLREATPEPLPGREGQLDGAVSSTGSAREDVWNVPVQFVKGVGPKRMALLQRLGMATVEDALWTIPWRYEDRSVMTPIGNLVPGMVTSICGAIAKCDAKRTRNRRLSVLEVGVEDETGKMQVVFFNQAYLEDILAVGKVVMMSGRVIAGKQGWMVPRMDVAQYEVVGEAAESALHVGRIVPIYHETKGWTSRQSRVLVKGLLEEHAGALRDHLPVALRARQRLIPIQEAIQDVHFPKSGSDARLLEQGKTAAHRRLAFEELFLLQMALAARQRSMQEQPKGLKFNPRAPIVDQMSRLLPFRLTAAQDQVIREIYRDMISPKPMNRLVQGDVGSGKTVVGLHAIVMACGSGYQAALMAPTEILAEQHYRNLTGTLEALGLRVALLRGSDKAAVKKTQAAQLASGEVQVAIGTHALIQKGVAFKNLGLAVVDEQHKFGVMQRKNLIDKGYRPDVLVLTATPIPRTLAMTVYGDLDVSVIDMLPPGRRPVRTFLFGDAQRRRAYQILKDELGNKRQAYVVYPLVEESEKTDLQAAIQGAEELQNGEFAEFKVGLLHGRMKSAEKETVMADFKAGKIHLLVATTVIEVGVDVPNATIMMIEHAERFGLAQLHQLRGRVGRGAEQSYCLLMAAGLGRNRPRLGRHPLGVDEPVSNARERLDALVQSNDGFVIAEEDLRIRGPGEFFGFRQWGMPEFRVANIVRDGDLLQQARLEAFSLLKQDPQLSAPGHQGLKDAMLRKWEKKLELGSIS, encoded by the coding sequence ATGGAGTCTCCCGCCGAGTCTAGCTTGCCTGCGACGTTTCACGAGTGGCTCGATCGCCTTGCGCGGCCGATTGAGTTTGCGACGAAGGACGATTGCGCTCACGCCGGAGCCGTAAAGAATCTCAGCAGCTTTGTGTCGGGCCAGATTCAATCCGCCCTTGCGCAGGAATGGATTCCCCCAGCGATTGAGTCTCGTCTGCGCTCGCTTCGAGACCTCTTCATCGATTTCCATCAGACGCTTCCGGCCAGCGAACAGCAGCGGCGGCTGCAAGCGGCTTGCGTTATTCTTGGACGGCTTCGCGAAGCCACGCCGGAGCCGTTGCCTGGTCGTGAGGGGCAGCTCGATGGTGCCGTGTCATCTACGGGATCGGCGCGAGAGGATGTCTGGAATGTGCCGGTCCAGTTTGTGAAAGGCGTTGGGCCGAAACGCATGGCCCTGTTGCAGCGGCTTGGAATGGCGACGGTTGAAGATGCGTTATGGACGATTCCCTGGCGCTATGAAGACCGATCCGTGATGACGCCCATTGGCAACTTGGTGCCGGGGATGGTGACGTCGATCTGTGGCGCGATTGCAAAATGCGACGCGAAGCGCACGAGGAATCGCCGGTTGTCCGTGCTGGAAGTCGGCGTTGAGGATGAGACGGGGAAGATGCAGGTGGTGTTCTTCAATCAGGCCTACCTTGAAGATATCTTGGCGGTCGGGAAAGTCGTCATGATGAGCGGCCGCGTCATTGCGGGAAAGCAAGGCTGGATGGTCCCGCGCATGGACGTGGCACAGTACGAAGTGGTGGGCGAGGCTGCGGAGTCGGCGCTGCATGTGGGCCGTATCGTCCCGATCTACCATGAAACGAAAGGCTGGACGTCCCGGCAATCGCGCGTGTTGGTGAAGGGATTGCTGGAGGAGCATGCCGGAGCCTTGCGCGATCATCTGCCCGTGGCGCTTCGCGCCCGTCAGCGGCTGATCCCGATTCAAGAGGCCATTCAAGACGTGCATTTCCCGAAAAGCGGGTCGGACGCTCGCTTGCTGGAGCAGGGCAAGACGGCGGCGCATCGCCGGCTTGCGTTTGAGGAATTGTTTTTGTTGCAGATGGCCTTGGCTGCCAGGCAACGGTCAATGCAGGAGCAGCCGAAGGGGCTCAAGTTCAATCCGCGAGCGCCGATTGTCGATCAGATGAGCCGCTTGCTGCCGTTTCGCTTGACGGCCGCGCAGGATCAGGTCATTCGCGAGATTTATCGAGACATGATTTCGCCCAAGCCGATGAACCGGCTGGTGCAGGGCGATGTCGGGTCGGGAAAGACCGTGGTGGGGCTCCATGCCATCGTCATGGCCTGCGGGTCTGGTTATCAGGCCGCGCTCATGGCGCCGACGGAAATTCTGGCCGAGCAGCACTATCGCAATCTCACTGGAACCTTGGAGGCACTGGGATTGCGCGTGGCATTGCTACGAGGCAGCGACAAGGCGGCGGTGAAAAAAACGCAAGCGGCGCAGCTGGCTTCCGGCGAGGTGCAGGTGGCGATCGGGACCCATGCGTTGATTCAGAAAGGCGTCGCCTTCAAGAATCTCGGGCTCGCCGTGGTCGATGAACAACACAAGTTCGGCGTGATGCAGCGGAAAAACCTGATCGACAAAGGGTATCGGCCGGATGTGCTCGTGCTGACGGCCACGCCGATTCCGCGTACGCTCGCGATGACGGTCTATGGCGATTTGGATGTCTCCGTCATCGATATGCTGCCGCCTGGTCGCCGGCCGGTGCGGACCTTCTTGTTCGGCGACGCCCAGCGCCGCCGGGCCTATCAAATTCTCAAAGATGAATTGGGAAATAAGCGGCAGGCCTACGTCGTCTATCCATTGGTGGAGGAATCGGAGAAGACGGATTTGCAGGCGGCGATTCAAGGCGCTGAGGAATTGCAGAACGGGGAGTTCGCCGAATTCAAGGTCGGCTTGTTGCACGGACGTATGAAATCGGCTGAGAAAGAAACCGTGATGGCCGACTTCAAGGCCGGGAAGATTCATCTGCTCGTCGCTACCACCGTGATTGAAGTCGGCGTCGATGTGCCCAATGCGACGATCATGATGATTGAGCATGCAGAGCGATTCGGTCTGGCGCAGCTGCATCAACTGCGTGGCCGGGTCGGGCGTGGCGCGGAGCAGTCCTATTGCTTGCTGATGGCGGCCGGGTTGGGGCGAAATCGTCCGAGGCTGGGGCGGCATCCGCTCGGTGTGGACGAGCCGGTCTCGAATGCGCGAGAACGGCTAGATGCTCTGGTGCAATCGAACGACGGCTTTGTGATTGCGGAAGAGGATCTACGCATCAGGGGGCCGGGGGAATTCTTCGGGTTTCGCCAGTGGGGGATGCCGGAGTTTCGCGTGGCCAACATTGTGCGGGATGGCGATCTGTTGCAGCAGGCCAGACTCGAAGCGTTTTCACTGCTCAAGCAAGACCCGCAACTGAGCGCGCCGGGGCATCAGGGATTGAAGGACGCGATGTTGAGAAAGTGGGAGAAAAAGCTGGAGCTCGGCTCGATCAGTTAA
- a CDS encoding hypothetical protein (Evidence 4 : Unknown function but conserved in other organisms; MaGe:77309894) — translation MLNRAALIVRPKQPFLDWAAGLDDSGLVPDIDGEKAVYLIPEFESDEEGLRILRRIYAEIFERELDGWHTDPSAWPQKRDFKTFQQWFSIELHSVIEDVVDDLLVDDDLEA, via the coding sequence ATGTTGAATCGCGCTGCATTGATCGTCCGCCCGAAACAGCCTTTTCTTGACTGGGCGGCAGGCCTTGATGATTCTGGCCTCGTTCCGGATATCGACGGTGAGAAAGCGGTCTATCTCATTCCCGAGTTTGAAAGCGATGAAGAGGGGCTACGGATTCTAAGGCGTATCTATGCCGAAATTTTCGAACGGGAATTGGACGGCTGGCATACTGACCCCTCGGCTTGGCCGCAGAAACGGGACTTCAAGACCTTTCAGCAATGGTTCAGCATTGAGCTGCACTCGGTGATTGAAGATGTGGTGGATGACCTCTTGGTTGATGACGATCTTGAGGCCTAG
- a CDS encoding TPRREGION domain-containing protein (MaGe:77309902), with translation MYRRNIRHILIPLAAGLGLFLAYQLHFKALWVTVPAPQTPPQTTDEPSASHTAGLQSGPPPTDEEIRQVRGIDPAIVPETDSSRLLETIRDEIDKKQLPAAEQHLKNLDASVLADAKAKPYVAILWNNLGLEQERLDGTKVSVNAFKKAAALDSTNPIIQLNLAHAYWELRDPALNQEFLTGLMALAPNEPFPHLALADLLYEQDRLSEAAQHLTQATERAGKDPRIQSYLATVTNKVRHTDAVESRMNARSSSHFLVKYNGAEDPQTWTVVLEILEEAYREIGQRLGHFPAKPIVVVLHTKDAFQTATGSPAWADGLYDPTLGRIQIPTQGATTDTKWLTDVLRHEYVHALLHDRLEGRIGSLPVWLNEGLAMQLAGSSWPDLDQAMPNGGSVLHLRYLEGGWGQMPHDVATLAYLEANSATHYLIERFGMSRVVDLLDAFKGNATVATALQDKIFLSYDQFHQQWLDTFLQKRSAPSQTS, from the coding sequence ATGTATCGCCGCAACATCCGACATATCCTCATTCCCCTGGCTGCTGGCTTGGGCCTCTTCTTGGCCTATCAGCTGCATTTCAAAGCCCTGTGGGTCACCGTGCCGGCGCCGCAAACACCGCCCCAGACAACCGACGAGCCGTCGGCGTCTCACACAGCGGGCTTGCAGAGCGGGCCGCCGCCGACCGATGAAGAGATCAGACAAGTGCGTGGGATCGACCCTGCCATCGTGCCGGAAACAGACTCCAGTCGGCTGCTGGAAACCATTCGCGACGAGATCGACAAGAAACAGCTTCCCGCCGCCGAGCAGCATCTGAAAAACCTGGATGCATCGGTCCTCGCCGATGCGAAAGCCAAACCGTATGTCGCCATTCTCTGGAACAATCTTGGATTGGAACAAGAGCGGCTCGACGGAACCAAGGTATCCGTCAACGCGTTCAAGAAAGCCGCCGCGCTCGACAGCACCAACCCGATTATTCAATTAAATCTGGCGCACGCTTATTGGGAACTGCGCGATCCGGCGTTGAATCAGGAATTTCTGACCGGGTTGATGGCTTTGGCTCCCAACGAGCCCTTTCCGCATCTTGCACTGGCCGATCTGCTCTACGAACAGGACCGGCTGAGTGAAGCCGCGCAACATCTGACGCAGGCGACCGAACGGGCCGGCAAAGATCCGCGTATCCAGTCCTACCTCGCGACTGTCACGAATAAAGTGCGCCACACCGATGCGGTGGAATCCCGCATGAACGCCAGAAGCAGCAGCCACTTTCTCGTCAAATATAATGGAGCAGAAGATCCACAGACCTGGACAGTGGTGCTGGAGATTTTAGAGGAGGCCTATCGCGAAATCGGCCAGCGACTCGGCCATTTCCCCGCCAAACCGATCGTGGTTGTCCTGCATACCAAAGACGCGTTTCAGACCGCCACCGGCAGCCCGGCCTGGGCCGACGGCCTCTACGATCCAACCCTCGGCCGCATCCAAATCCCGACACAAGGCGCCACGACCGATACGAAGTGGCTCACCGATGTCTTGCGCCATGAGTATGTGCATGCCCTCTTGCATGATCGCCTGGAGGGCCGGATCGGCTCGCTGCCGGTGTGGCTCAATGAAGGACTGGCGATGCAACTAGCCGGCAGTTCCTGGCCGGACCTCGACCAGGCCATGCCGAACGGCGGCTCAGTTCTGCACTTGCGCTATTTGGAAGGAGGATGGGGGCAGATGCCGCACGACGTAGCGACGCTGGCCTACCTCGAAGCCAATTCCGCCACGCACTACCTGATCGAACGATTCGGGATGAGCCGCGTGGTCGATCTCCTGGATGCCTTCAAGGGAAACGCCACCGTTGCCACCGCGCTCCAGGACAAAATATTTCTCTCCTATGACCAATTCCACCAACAGTGGTTGGATACCTTTCTGCAAAAACGCAGTGCCCCCTCGCAAACCTCTTAG